The region CGACGGGCCCGGCGGCTGCGTCGTGCGGCCGGCGACTCACGTCTCCAGGTACTGCATGATGAACTCCACGACGTCGCCGACCGTCTGCACCTGCAGGGCGGCGTCCTCGTCCATCTCGACGTCGAACTCGACCTCGTAGGCGGCCACCAGCTCGATGCTCTGGATCGACTCGGCGCCCAGGTCGCCCACGAATTCGCTCTCTTCCCGGATGTCGCCCAGGGGGCAGCCGAGCACGTCGGCGGTCACCTCGATGACTCTGTTCAAGACCTCTTCTCTTTCCATTGTGGTCCCTTCGCGCTGGAGTCGCGTGGCCGCGGGCCTCTCCGTCCTGGACGCACGCTGTGATCGCGTTCGATCTTCCCCCTTCGGTCCGTGCGCGTCAAGTTCCCGGCGTGCGCGGACCGGGCCGCCGTCCGGGGCGGTCTACGGCTTCATCGAGTCGAGCACGGCGCGGAGCATGGTGTTGGCCAGCCTGGGGTCCGCCTTTCCGCCGGTCAGGCGCATCACCTGGCCGACCAGCGGCCCGACGGCCTGCTTGCGGCCGGCGTGGTAGTCGCGGACGACGTCCGGGTTCTCGGCGACCACCTGGCGGACGACGGGCTCCAGTGCCGACTCGTCGTTGACCTGCTCCAGGCCGTCCTCGGCGACCAGGGCGGCGGCGTCGCGCCCGGTCTCGATCATGCGGGCCATGAGGTCGCGGGCGACGGCGGCGTTGATCGTGCCGGCGTCGAGGAGGCGGACGAGGCCGGCCAGGCGTTCGGGGCCGAGTTCGAACTCCTCGATGCCGATGCGGCGCTCGTTCAACTGTGCGAGCACGAGGTTCATGATCCAGTTGGCCAGGCTCTTGGGCGCGTTGTGCGTCTCCAGGCACTGCTCGAAGTAGTCGGCGACCTCGCGCAGGTCGGTCAGGACGTCGGCGTCGTATGCGCTCAGCCCGTGGTCGCGCTGGAAACGCTCGCGGCGTTCGACGGGGGCCTCGGCCAGGCGCGTGCGCACGCGTTCGAGCATCTCGTCGGTGATCTGGACCGGCAGCAGGTCGGGGTCAGGGAAGTAGCGGTAGTCGTGCGCCTCTTCCTTGGTGCGCATGCGGGCGGTGCGGCCGGCGGTCTCGTCCCACAGGCGCGTCTCCTGGGCGACGGGCTCCCCGGCGGCGAGGCGGCGGGACTGGCGGGCGATCTCGTATTCGAGGGCGCTGCGGACGGCCTTCATCGAGTTGAGGTTCTTGATCTCCACGCGGGCGCCGAGGGTCTGCGCGCCGGCCGGGCGCATGCTGATGCTGGCCTCGAACCGCAGGGAGCCTTCCTGCATCTTGCAGTCGGAGACGCGGTTGTGGAGCAGCGTTCGGCGCAGGGCCTGCATGTAGGCGTCGGCCTGCTGGACGGTGCGCATGTCGGGGGCGCTGACGACCTCGAGCAGCGGCATGCAGGCGCGGTTCAGGTCCACGAGGCTGTAATCGGCGCCGGGCACGCCGGCGTGCAGGTTCTTGCCGGCGTCTTCTTCCAGGTGCACGTTCGTGATGCCCACGCGGAGGGGCTGGCCGTCAACGCGGATCGTCAGGGCGCCGTCGATGCCGAGATTGCAGGTGTTCTGGGAGATCTGGTAGTTCTTCGGCAGGTCGGGGTAGTAGTAGTTCTTGCGGTCGAAGAACGTGGTGCGGTTGACCGTGCAGCCCAGGGCGAGCGCGGCCTGCAGGGCCAGCTCGAAGGCGCGCACGTTGAGCACCGGCAGCGCGCCGGGCAGCCCCAGGCAGACGGGGCAGGTCTGCGAATTGGGGGGTTGGCCGAACCGGGTGCTGCACGGGCACCAGAGTTTGCTCTCGGTGAGCAGCTCGCAATGCGTCTCCAGGCCTATGACGGATTCGTAGTCCATCGGTCCTCCGGGCAATGGGCACACGGGGGTTTCAATGGTATACCGGCCGGCGAGGCCGGTCAACGGACTTCGTGCCGCCGGGCGTCGGCGCAGACGCCGCAGCCGGAGCAGGGCCCGGTGAGGCAGTCGGGGGTGACCAGGGCGCGGTGGGCGCGTTCGCGTTCCTGGAGCAGGAACTCGGGGCGCAGGCCGAAGTCCAGATGCTGCCACGGCAGGACCTCGTCGGTCGGGCGTTCGCGCAGGGCGTAGAAGGCCATCGAGAGCCCCTCGGTGTCGAAGGCGTCTTGCCAGCGCTGGAAGGAGAAGTGCTCCATCCAGGCGTCGAACTGCCCGCCCGCCTCGTGGACGCGCCGGAGCACGCGGCCCAGGCGCCGGTCGCCCCGGGCCAGCGCGGCCTCCACCAGGCTGGTCTCGACGTCGTGGAATCTGTGCCGGATCGCCTTGTGCCGGGTGGCCTTGCGGATCAGGTCGCGCGCGCGCAGCAGGTAGTCGGGCGGGGCCATCGCCTCCCACTGGAAGGGGGTGTGGGGTTTGGGGACGAACGAGGCGATGCTGACGTTGACGCCGGCGCGGGGCAGGCCGGCGTCGCGGCCGGCGGTGCTGACGGCCT is a window of Candidatus Brocadiaceae bacterium DNA encoding:
- a CDS encoding acyl carrier protein, which translates into the protein MEREEVLNRVIEVTADVLGCPLGDIREESEFVGDLGAESIQSIELVAAYEVEFDVEMDEDAALQVQTVGDVVEFIMQYLET
- the gatB gene encoding Asp-tRNA(Asn)/Glu-tRNA(Gln) amidotransferase subunit GatB — its product is MDYESVIGLETHCELLTESKLWCPCSTRFGQPPNSQTCPVCLGLPGALPVLNVRAFELALQAALALGCTVNRTTFFDRKNYYYPDLPKNYQISQNTCNLGIDGALTIRVDGQPLRVGITNVHLEEDAGKNLHAGVPGADYSLVDLNRACMPLLEVVSAPDMRTVQQADAYMQALRRTLLHNRVSDCKMQEGSLRFEASISMRPAGAQTLGARVEIKNLNSMKAVRSALEYEIARQSRRLAAGEPVAQETRLWDETAGRTARMRTKEEAHDYRYFPDPDLLPVQITDEMLERVRTRLAEAPVERRERFQRDHGLSAYDADVLTDLREVADYFEQCLETHNAPKSLANWIMNLVLAQLNERRIGIEEFELGPERLAGLVRLLDAGTINAAVARDLMARMIETGRDAAALVAEDGLEQVNDESALEPVVRQVVAENPDVVRDYHAGRKQAVGPLVGQVMRLTGGKADPRLANTMLRAVLDSMKP